The Desulfosoma sp. region CCCGGTATCTTTTGGTTCGGAAAGCTTAAGGGTTCAGGCTCAGATGATTTGTCTGAGAATCGAAGATCCCTCATATCGAAACGCTTTTGAAGGAGCAGGTTATCGACGTGGAACGTCATCCAAACCCGGAACGAGCCCCCATAAACATCGAAACCTCCTTGCTGCAACACATTGATTCCCCGGCGGACCTCAAACGGTTGTCCATCAAAGAACTGGAAACCTTGGCCGAAGAAATTCGCCGAGTTATCGTGCAGACCACTGCATGCACCGGAGGTCACGTTGCCCCAAACCTTGGCGTGGTGGAATTGACTCTGGCACTCCATTATGTCTTTGACGCTCCCAACGACCGCATTGTCTGGGATGTGGGCCATCAGTGTTACACCCATAAACTGGTCACCGGACGACGCGACCGCTTTCACACTCTGCGCCAATGGCAAGGAATCAGTGGATTTCCCAAACGTGACGAAAGCCGCTACGACGCCTTTGGAACGGGCCACGCCAGCACTTCCATTTCTGCAGCGCTGGGCATGGCCACCGCCAAACACCTCAAAGGATGCCCAAGCCGCATCATCGCCGTGATCGGGGACGGGAGCATGACTGGAGGCTTGGCTTTCGAAGCTCTCAATCATGCCGGGGACCTAGGGCGGGATCTCATTGTCGTCCTCAACGATAACGAAATGTCCATCTCCCCGAATGTGGGAGCCTTGTCTTCGTTTCTCAGCCGCAAACTGTCCAGCCGCACGGTCATGAGCCTCAAGCGTGAAGTGGAAAACACCCTCAAGGCCATACCCGGTGTAGGATCCAACATTGTCCAGCTCCTAAAAAAAAGCGAGGAATCCTTTTTGACGTTTTTCACCCCGGGCATGCTCTTTCAAGCTTTTCGATTTCAATACATCGGTCCGATCAAGGGCCATCGCCTGGACCGACTCATTGAAACTTTTGAAACCGTCAAATCCCTTAAAGGCCCTGTGCTCATTCACGTGGGGACCACCAAGGGTAAAGGTTATGTACCGGCGGAATGTGATCCCTCTCGCTTTCACGGCATCGGTTGTTTTGATCCCACAACGGGTGAAACGAAGAAAGAAGATATTCCATCCTACACAGCCGTTTTCGGCCGATGCCTGACGGAACTTGCCGAAAAAGATCCTCGTATCGTCGCCATCACCGCCGCCATGCCTCAAGGCACAGGCTTGGACACGTTCGCTCAGGTTTATCCCAAACGCTTTTTTGACGTGGGTATCGCCGAACAACATGCTGTGACCTTTGCCGCAGGGCTTGCTGCGGAAGGGTATCACCCTGTGGTGGCCGTATATTCCACTTTTCTGCAACGGGCCTACGACCAGATTGTTCATGATGTCTGCCTGCAAAATCTTCCCGTAGTGTTCGCCATGGATCGAGGGGGGTTGGTTGGAGAAGACGGGCCGACCCATCATGGGGTTTTTGATCTGGCCTATCTGCGGCACATTCCCAATATGGTGATCATGGCACCCAAGGATGAAAACGAATTGCGCCACATGCTCAAAACAGCCGTGCTTCATCGAGGCCCCATTGCCGTGAGGTATCCGCGAGGACAAGGACTGGGCGCGCCTTTGGATGCCGAACTTCGTGAAATACCCATCGGAGAGGGAGAATTGCTTCGAGAAGGTCGCGATGTGACCCTGGTGGCCGTAGGGGCCATGGTCATGGAAGCCATGGCAGCGGCGGAAATCCTTGCCCGGGAAGGTCTTGAAGCGGCCGTGATCAATGCCAGGTTTGTCAAACCCCTGGATGTGAACCTCATCGCCCGTTGGACTCAAAAAACCCCTTTGCTGGTGACGGTGGAAGATAATGTGCGTCAGGGAGGTTTCGGGAGCGCCGTTTTGGAAGCACTCAGCGAAGAAGGCATTTTGCCTCGACGCCTGCTGCGCCTGGGGATTCCCGATGCCTTTATCCCTCACGGGCCTTTGAAGGTGTTGCGACGCAACCTGGGATTGGATGCGGAAGGCATCGCCCAAAGTGTTCGAGAAGCCTTTGCCGGCCCCCTCGTAACCCATGACACCCTCATTCGAGCGGTTAGATAAGATCCTGGTGCAACGCGGCCTGGCCCCTAGCCGGGAAAAGGCTCAGGGGCTTATTCTGGCCGGTTGTGTCTGGGTGAATGGACATCCTGTCACCCAGTCGGGTCGCAGAATTCCTGAACAGGCCGAAATTGAGATTCGAGGTCAAGACCACCCTTATGTGAGCCGAGGCGGCATCAAGCTGGCTTATGCCCTGGATCATTTTGGGCTGGAGGTCAAGGGCCTTGTGGTGATGGATGTGGGGGCTTCCACGGGCGGCTTTACGGACTGTCTGCTCCAAAGGGGAGCCAAGAAAGTGTACGCCGTGGATGTGGGATACGGTCAATTGGCTTGGAAATTACGGCAGGATCCTCGTGTCATTGTTTTAGAACGTACAAATATTCGGTATCTGGATCCATCCGCCATCGCCGAACCGGTGCAGGGCGCCGTTGTGGACGTCTCTTTCATTTCCCTGAAGCTGGTTCTTCCAAAGGTCGTGACCTTTCTTTCCCCGGATGCCTTTCTTGTGGCTCTGGTGAAACCGCAATTTGAAGCTGGACGAGAACATGTGGGGAAAGGCGGTGTGGTCAAGGATGCCTCCGTCCACCAAGCCGTATGCCGATCGGTGGCCGAAACGGTCCAATCCCTGGAATTCCGAGTCCTGGGAATTGTGGCCTCGCCCATTCTTGGTCCCAAAGGCAATCGAGAATTTCTTCTGGCGGCCGAACGCACACTACCGCTGCAGACATAGCGGATGGGGTCGACTTTCTTTGAGAAGCCATGAAAATCCATTTCGTTTTTGTGGGAAAAACCGTTTTCCCGGAAGTGCAGCGAGGCATTGACCGGTATCTGGAAAGGATCGGTCACTACGTGCGATGTGAAGTGCATGTGGTGCGTCCTGAACGGGTGAATCCCAAGGTCCACGAAAAACACGAGAAAGAAGTGCTGGAAAAAGAAGGGCGCCGCATTGTGGAAACTGTCGCCAGCAGGGGCGTGCTCATCGTCTGGGACGAAAAGGGTATGGGCTTAACTTCAACACAGTACGCCGGTGTGCTGGACCGGCTTCAGCAGGCGGGGCAGGAAGTGTGGATGGTGTTAGGAGGTCCCTTGGGTTTGTCCGATGAAGTCAAGAAATCGGCACAGCATGTTTTTTCGCTTTCGCCCATGACTTTCCCTCACG contains the following coding sequences:
- a CDS encoding 23S rRNA (pseudouridine(1915)-N(3))-methyltransferase RlmH, with translation MKIHFVFVGKTVFPEVQRGIDRYLERIGHYVRCEVHVVRPERVNPKVHEKHEKEVLEKEGRRIVETVASRGVLIVWDEKGMGLTSTQYAGVLDRLQQAGQEVWMVLGGPLGLSDEVKKSAQHVFSLSPMTFPHDLARLLVAEQTYRALTILRGEPYHKGS
- the dxs gene encoding 1-deoxy-D-xylulose-5-phosphate synthase; translated protein: MERHPNPERAPINIETSLLQHIDSPADLKRLSIKELETLAEEIRRVIVQTTACTGGHVAPNLGVVELTLALHYVFDAPNDRIVWDVGHQCYTHKLVTGRRDRFHTLRQWQGISGFPKRDESRYDAFGTGHASTSISAALGMATAKHLKGCPSRIIAVIGDGSMTGGLAFEALNHAGDLGRDLIVVLNDNEMSISPNVGALSSFLSRKLSSRTVMSLKREVENTLKAIPGVGSNIVQLLKKSEESFLTFFTPGMLFQAFRFQYIGPIKGHRLDRLIETFETVKSLKGPVLIHVGTTKGKGYVPAECDPSRFHGIGCFDPTTGETKKEDIPSYTAVFGRCLTELAEKDPRIVAITAAMPQGTGLDTFAQVYPKRFFDVGIAEQHAVTFAAGLAAEGYHPVVAVYSTFLQRAYDQIVHDVCLQNLPVVFAMDRGGLVGEDGPTHHGVFDLAYLRHIPNMVIMAPKDENELRHMLKTAVLHRGPIAVRYPRGQGLGAPLDAELREIPIGEGELLREGRDVTLVAVGAMVMEAMAAAEILAREGLEAAVINARFVKPLDVNLIARWTQKTPLLVTVEDNVRQGGFGSAVLEALSEEGILPRRLLRLGIPDAFIPHGPLKVLRRNLGLDAEGIAQSVREAFAGPLVTHDTLIRAVR
- a CDS encoding TlyA family RNA methyltransferase, encoding MQRGLAPSREKAQGLILAGCVWVNGHPVTQSGRRIPEQAEIEIRGQDHPYVSRGGIKLAYALDHFGLEVKGLVVMDVGASTGGFTDCLLQRGAKKVYAVDVGYGQLAWKLRQDPRVIVLERTNIRYLDPSAIAEPVQGAVVDVSFISLKLVLPKVVTFLSPDAFLVALVKPQFEAGREHVGKGGVVKDASVHQAVCRSVAETVQSLEFRVLGIVASPILGPKGNREFLLAAERTLPLQT